The following proteins are encoded in a genomic region of Vibrio taketomensis:
- a CDS encoding VOC family protein → MKLTDFAGHIGIPVSNIATSEKFYQDVGFSVVERHSLESGKGGNNHIAFLAFGKTLIELYQLDQEPVAGKAGAIHHFAIGVENLAEVKANLADKGIPLAVPDTDLPFGENGVTYIMIEGPNGEMIEFDQFK, encoded by the coding sequence ATGAAATTAACGGATTTTGCAGGCCATATTGGTATTCCTGTTTCGAATATTGCCACCAGTGAGAAGTTCTACCAAGATGTCGGTTTTAGCGTGGTTGAGCGTCATAGTTTGGAATCGGGTAAAGGGGGGAACAACCACATTGCTTTTCTCGCCTTTGGCAAAACATTGATTGAATTATACCAATTGGATCAAGAGCCAGTCGCAGGTAAAGCGGGCGCGATTCATCACTTTGCTATTGGGGTTGAAAACCTGGCCGAAGTAAAAGCTAACCTTGCTGACAAAGGCATTCCTCTCGCGGTGCCAGACACTGATTTACCGTTTGGTGAAAACGGCGTGACCTACATTATGATTGAAGGTCCAAATGGTGAAATGATAGAATTTGACCAGTTCAAATAA
- a CDS encoding Solitary outer membrane autotransporter beta-barrel domain, with the protein MGSDAVEFGIGSFDPNEIFNTDIDIIGNEQSLEERKSKSIYILPFNKEFSIQNSDNKHKLMMKAYAISSDIDVTLLSEELPKDALKETTIGLALGYGYVYSVSEQFSITPQISTHLMYYENDFKPNSDVSRLIEFFLDDRVFNVSAWANVYEPSLSFNYRQETNWGRWDLKSKWTYFYGYTWGDANNGNIGNPEGAYVTNEITGYFDILAQKQTLFLGTKRVDLSSTLNDELDTSHYYEISFGWLINRPTKWQWLDNIGIGINLNIDSSINGGSISLYTIKYSET; encoded by the coding sequence ATCGGTTCTGATGCGGTTGAATTTGGTATTGGTAGTTTTGACCCAAATGAAATTTTTAATACCGATATCGATATCATCGGTAACGAACAATCTCTCGAAGAACGAAAAAGTAAATCCATCTATATCCTTCCTTTCAACAAAGAGTTTTCCATTCAAAATAGCGATAATAAACATAAACTCATGATGAAAGCTTACGCGATCTCTTCTGATATCGACGTAACACTTTTGAGCGAAGAATTACCCAAAGATGCTCTCAAAGAAACCACCATCGGACTCGCCCTCGGCTATGGGTATGTCTATAGCGTTAGCGAGCAGTTTTCGATTACTCCTCAAATCTCCACCCACCTGATGTATTACGAAAACGATTTTAAGCCCAATAGCGATGTCTCGCGCTTAATCGAATTCTTTCTCGATGATCGTGTATTCAATGTTTCTGCGTGGGCCAATGTCTATGAGCCCAGCCTGAGTTTTAATTATCGGCAGGAAACAAACTGGGGACGCTGGGATTTAAAATCGAAATGGACCTATTTCTACGGATATACATGGGGCGATGCCAACAATGGCAATATTGGTAACCCTGAAGGTGCGTATGTGACCAATGAAATCACCGGTTACTTTGACATACTTGCTCAAAAACAAACGCTCTTTTTAGGCACCAAACGGGTCGATCTCTCATCAACACTCAATGATGAACTCGATACCAGTCATTATTACGAAATATCTTTTGGTTGGCTTATCAACCGCCCGACAAAGTGGCAATGGTTGGACAATATAGGTATTGGTATCAATTTGAATATCGATTCATCAATCAATGGGGGAAGCATTTCCCTTTATACAATAAAATATAGTGAAACATAA
- a CDS encoding aldo/keto reductase has translation MKYKSIKDLNASVMGFGCWAIGGTWNNVTDEQSIRTIKEAINVGINFFDIAPIYGFGNAEKVLGKALKGEKRDAINIATKCGLLWDANDLSRPAQNNLTKASIIKEVDDSLTRLGTDYIDLYQVHWPDPNTSIEETALALAELKQAGKIRHIGVSNYSLEMTREMQQYVEVATFQGLYNLLEQNPTSYHNIPLEYRARDEALPFCREHDIKYLPYSPLMQGLLVGSLKLEGNWDKNDSRAANPKLNGPAFEPYFYCVEELKALAKEANIPLAHLALHWLVEQQEIGSIIAGAFTEQQVRENAAFVDSACSSELLTRAESIVTKWNLD, from the coding sequence ATGAAATACAAAAGCATTAAAGATTTAAACGCTTCAGTAATGGGGTTTGGCTGCTGGGCAATTGGTGGTACTTGGAACAATGTGACCGACGAACAATCTATTCGCACCATCAAAGAGGCGATTAACGTTGGGATTAACTTTTTCGATATTGCGCCAATCTATGGCTTTGGTAACGCCGAGAAAGTACTGGGAAAAGCACTTAAGGGTGAAAAGCGTGATGCCATTAATATCGCGACCAAATGTGGCTTACTATGGGATGCGAACGATCTCAGTCGTCCTGCACAAAATAACTTAACCAAAGCCAGTATTATCAAGGAAGTCGATGACTCGCTGACGCGTTTGGGTACCGATTATATCGACTTATACCAAGTGCATTGGCCAGATCCAAACACCTCGATTGAGGAAACCGCCCTGGCATTAGCAGAGTTAAAACAAGCGGGAAAAATTCGCCATATTGGCGTCTCGAACTATTCATTAGAGATGACGCGCGAAATGCAGCAATATGTTGAGGTGGCAACGTTCCAAGGGTTGTACAACTTGTTAGAGCAGAATCCGACCTCTTACCACAATATTCCTCTTGAATATCGAGCTCGAGATGAAGCGCTGCCATTTTGCCGCGAACACGACATCAAGTACCTCCCGTACTCGCCATTAATGCAAGGCTTGTTGGTGGGGTCACTTAAGCTTGAGGGGAACTGGGACAAAAATGACTCGCGTGCAGCGAATCCAAAGCTTAATGGTCCGGCGTTTGAGCCTTATTTCTATTGTGTTGAAGAGCTGAAAGCGCTGGCAAAAGAGGCGAATATTCCTCTAGCACACTTGGCGCTGCATTGGTTGGTGGAGCAACAAGAAATTGGCTCTATCATTGCCGGTGCCTTCACCGAACAGCAAGTGCGTGAGAATGCCGCTTTTGTTGATTCGGCCTGTTCTTCAGAGCTACTGACTCGCGCGGAATCGATCGTTACAAAATGGAATCTTGATTAA
- a CDS encoding xylulokinase: MKDIVLAIDVGTGSVRAALVDQTGHIIDIVQKEHDQITPHIGWSEQSPSSWWQGATNCTRELLSKHADKLARIAAVASCGQMHGTVLLDAEGELAIDSAILWNDKRTESVVQEFKARTQPEELAKIVNNPPTTAWSGFKLMWVRENLPEVWSKIAKVVMPKDFINYKLSGTIATDYSEASCFYLMDHHTREYSDAVLELTGIPREILPNIYLATDVIGEVTETAAQETLIPQGTPVVAGTSDFAATLLGSGVHKVGQASDSTGTSTLITVVTDTPSDNLLLNNLHLANPAWGTFSILDAGGDAMRWARLALQDNAISYAELVELAKQSPVGANSLIFLPYLTGERNSNKTNSRAQFFGLARKHRAKDLYRAVMEGVAFAAKRNIDLMNSNVDYFIASGGGAKDDFWLEIKASIYNRPIVKTKAEENGVLGCAMIAGLGVGLYQSIEQAVEQTVQFEREILPNPAWVEFYAKEYELFNALYEQSQNFYDALDNLDSLA, encoded by the coding sequence ATGAAAGATATCGTTTTAGCGATTGATGTCGGAACAGGCAGTGTACGTGCTGCGCTTGTTGATCAAACTGGACACATTATCGACATCGTTCAAAAAGAACATGATCAAATTACCCCTCACATTGGTTGGTCAGAGCAAAGCCCTTCCTCTTGGTGGCAAGGTGCCACCAACTGCACTCGCGAATTACTTTCAAAACATGCAGATAAGTTAGCGCGTATCGCGGCAGTCGCTTCATGCGGTCAAATGCATGGCACGGTATTACTCGATGCTGAGGGTGAATTGGCGATCGACAGTGCGATTTTATGGAATGACAAACGCACCGAAAGCGTTGTTCAAGAATTCAAAGCTCGTACTCAGCCAGAAGAGTTGGCGAAGATCGTCAACAACCCTCCAACGACGGCTTGGTCAGGTTTCAAACTCATGTGGGTGCGTGAGAACCTTCCTGAAGTGTGGAGCAAAATAGCCAAAGTCGTGATGCCGAAAGATTTCATCAACTACAAATTGAGTGGCACTATCGCGACCGATTATAGCGAAGCCTCTTGCTTCTACTTGATGGATCATCACACTCGCGAATACAGTGATGCCGTGTTGGAATTGACTGGTATTCCTCGTGAGATTTTGCCAAACATCTACTTAGCAACAGATGTCATCGGTGAAGTGACGGAAACTGCTGCGCAAGAAACCTTAATCCCACAAGGCACACCTGTGGTTGCGGGCACTTCAGATTTTGCCGCGACGCTACTTGGTTCGGGTGTACATAAAGTTGGTCAAGCCTCGGACAGTACAGGGACTTCAACACTTATCACCGTGGTAACGGATACGCCTTCAGACAATCTACTGCTCAACAACCTGCATCTTGCGAACCCTGCTTGGGGAACATTTAGCATTCTCGATGCGGGTGGCGATGCAATGCGCTGGGCAAGATTGGCGCTGCAAGATAATGCTATCTCTTACGCAGAGTTAGTGGAATTAGCGAAACAGTCACCGGTTGGCGCTAACTCGCTTATTTTCTTGCCTTACCTAACGGGCGAGCGTAATTCCAATAAAACCAACTCTCGCGCTCAGTTTTTTGGCTTAGCGCGTAAGCATCGAGCAAAAGATCTCTATCGCGCGGTGATGGAAGGCGTAGCCTTTGCCGCTAAGCGCAACATTGACTTGATGAACAGCAATGTGGATTACTTTATTGCTTCAGGTGGTGGTGCGAAAGACGATTTTTGGCTGGAGATTAAAGCCTCAATTTACAACCGACCAATCGTCAAAACGAAAGCAGAAGAGAATGGCGTATTAGGCTGTGCAATGATCGCGGGTTTGGGCGTTGGTTTGTACCAATCTATCGAACAAGCGGTAGAGCAAACCGTGCAATTTGAGCGTGAAATCTTACCAAACCCTGCTTGGGTGGAGTTCTACGCCAAAGAATATGAACTGTTTAACGCGCTGTATGAGCAATCGCAGAACTTTTACGATGCGCTCGATAATCTCGATTCTCTGGCATAA
- the deoC gene encoding deoxyribose-phosphate aldolase: protein MNNVCRNLARMIDLSAVQAQNTKSDIIACADLAKKYNIISLHVLPNWVPMLREELVGYPEVLIGAPIGYPSGGVATSTKIAEIHQTIANGASEIDMVCNVGRVLSGDYDYVEQELNAAVKAAYPTPIKTILETHYLNEEQIRKVTELAVNAGMSWVKTATGWTATGATVENCAMIVDQINGRATQVKASGGIRSLELVKQLYSVGVRRFGLSLKTAQEVLEQLEANPELFAELDY, encoded by the coding sequence ATGAACAACGTTTGCCGCAATCTAGCAAGAATGATCGATTTGAGTGCAGTTCAAGCACAAAACACTAAGTCAGACATTATCGCGTGTGCTGATCTTGCTAAGAAATACAACATCATCTCTCTACACGTGCTACCAAACTGGGTACCAATGCTACGTGAAGAATTAGTCGGCTACCCTGAAGTGCTAATTGGTGCGCCAATTGGTTACCCTTCTGGTGGCGTAGCGACGAGCACTAAAATTGCTGAGATCCATCAAACTATTGCCAATGGTGCGAGCGAAATTGACATGGTATGTAACGTAGGTCGTGTATTATCTGGCGATTACGATTACGTAGAACAAGAGCTGAATGCCGCGGTAAAAGCCGCTTACCCAACGCCAATCAAAACCATTCTAGAAACGCATTACCTAAATGAAGAGCAAATTCGCAAAGTGACTGAGCTTGCGGTCAATGCAGGCATGTCTTGGGTGAAGACCGCGACAGGCTGGACGGCAACAGGTGCAACGGTTGAAAACTGCGCAATGATTGTTGACCAAATCAACGGTCGAGCAACGCAAGTGAAAGCTTCAGGTGGTATTCGTTCTCTTGAGCTTGTGAAACAACTTTATTCAGTGGGTGTACGTCGTTTTGGTTTGAGCTTAAAGACCGCTCAAGAAGTGCTAGAACAGCTAGAAGCGAACCCAGAACTGTTTGCTGAACTTGATTACTAA
- a CDS encoding DeoR/GlpR family DNA-binding transcription regulator, whose product MFAEERHLLILEAIEQFGKVTVDDLASQFSVTKATIRNDLKKLEAKELLDRTYGGAMSKSKIQVEVNSDSRSDTNKVDKIRIGKKCAALIQHNQVVLLDTGTTTVHIASALKDKKNLTVITNDFEIAKILELFDGIKLYFLGGFVKNQYHCTYHDYYDAVLKTLNVDIAFIGVNAINPQGAFAADISLGKTKRLMCEQATRVVVCCDGEKFNKKSLSCFVDLKGINSIVTNQLPSNYYEYNDIEFVIAE is encoded by the coding sequence ATGTTTGCAGAAGAACGACACCTACTAATTCTTGAAGCAATTGAGCAGTTTGGCAAAGTGACGGTAGATGATCTCGCAAGCCAATTTTCTGTTACCAAAGCGACAATTCGTAACGATTTAAAAAAACTTGAAGCCAAAGAGCTGTTAGACCGAACCTATGGCGGTGCGATGTCGAAGAGTAAAATTCAAGTTGAAGTTAATTCTGATTCCCGCAGTGATACCAATAAAGTCGACAAGATTCGCATCGGTAAAAAATGCGCGGCCTTAATTCAGCACAATCAAGTGGTGTTACTCGATACCGGAACCACCACGGTGCATATTGCCAGTGCCTTAAAAGACAAGAAAAACCTTACCGTGATCACCAACGATTTTGAGATCGCCAAGATTTTGGAACTGTTCGACGGTATTAAGCTCTACTTTTTAGGTGGTTTCGTTAAGAACCAATACCACTGCACCTATCACGATTATTATGATGCGGTGTTGAAAACGCTTAACGTTGATATTGCATTTATCGGGGTTAACGCGATTAACCCACAAGGCGCATTTGCCGCCGATATCTCACTGGGTAAAACTAAACGTTTGATGTGTGAGCAAGCGACACGCGTGGTAGTATGTTGTGATGGCGAGAAATTCAATAAAAAATCACTCTCATGTTTTGTGGATTTGAAAGGCATCAATTCAATTGTCACCAATCAATTACCAAGCAATTATTACGAATACAACGACATAGAATTTGTAATCGCGGAATAA
- the fusA gene encoding elongation factor G, whose protein sequence is MPINRIRNIAFVGQTGTGKTTLIEKLLFTCQSTTHLGCVEKGDTVTDFDDQSIQYQHSIEATPVALSWQEHRLNIIDTPGQNELLGRTLSVFPAVETTALIIDPQLPINQTSERIFAFAKDRQMCQMIIINKLDNHGGQLEALMESIFEHFGDNCLPINLPSADAQSVVDCYFEPQTEQATLISSVEATHETLIDQVIEVDEELMELYLEQGSELTPEQLHDPFEEALRTGHVIPICFVSAQTGAGVELLLRTMAEIMPMPNEGNPPLLEKNGKMIKVNCDTLEHSVAHVYKVSVDPYMGKLAYLRVYQGEIHAGSQLYVGESNKAFKVGHLYQLQGKNRTEISKALAGDFCVLAKVDELEFDAIVHDSHEEDGVKLKTLNFPASMYSLCLKPIKRGDEQKLGDVLNKIVSEDPSLRVEHRARTNETILSGQGEFHLKIALEKMASVYKLEVETSTPSVEYFETITKPAEGHYRHKKQSGGAGQFGEVQLRVKPLERGGGFQFINKVVGGSIPTSLIPAVEKGILQALEEGAISGNPIKDVEVTVYDGKYHSVDSKEIAFVIAGKKAFLDAIHNADPIVLEPIVQLELCIPTTNVGDVSGDLSANRGLIEGTEPVDGNFTLLRAKSPANELQDYARRLRAITGGEGSFNMSLSHYEPAPPLVQKRVCEQPVE, encoded by the coding sequence ATGCCCATCAATAGAATCCGCAATATCGCTTTTGTCGGCCAAACGGGAACGGGTAAAACGACTTTAATCGAAAAGCTGCTGTTTACCTGCCAATCCACCACTCATTTAGGCTGTGTCGAAAAAGGCGATACCGTCACCGACTTTGACGATCAATCTATTCAATATCAACACAGTATCGAAGCGACACCCGTCGCCCTCAGTTGGCAGGAACACCGTCTCAATATTATCGATACTCCCGGGCAAAATGAATTACTCGGACGAACGCTGAGTGTCTTTCCCGCTGTAGAAACCACCGCATTAATCATTGACCCACAATTGCCCATCAACCAAACCTCTGAACGTATTTTTGCTTTTGCTAAAGATCGGCAGATGTGTCAAATGATCATCATCAACAAACTGGATAACCATGGCGGTCAGTTAGAAGCGCTGATGGAAAGCATTTTTGAACATTTTGGTGATAATTGTTTGCCGATCAACTTGCCATCGGCCGATGCTCAATCTGTGGTGGATTGCTATTTTGAACCACAGACAGAGCAAGCGACTCTGATCTCTAGTGTTGAAGCGACACACGAAACCTTGATTGATCAGGTCATTGAGGTTGATGAAGAATTAATGGAGCTTTATTTAGAGCAAGGCTCTGAGCTGACACCTGAACAACTGCACGATCCATTTGAGGAAGCTCTGAGAACAGGCCATGTAATTCCAATTTGTTTTGTCTCAGCTCAAACTGGGGCTGGTGTGGAGTTACTGTTGAGAACAATGGCTGAAATCATGCCCATGCCAAATGAAGGTAACCCGCCACTGCTAGAGAAAAACGGTAAAATGATTAAAGTGAACTGTGACACCTTAGAGCACAGTGTGGCGCACGTTTACAAGGTGAGTGTTGACCCTTATATGGGTAAGCTCGCTTATTTGCGTGTCTATCAAGGCGAAATTCATGCGGGTAGCCAACTCTATGTTGGAGAAAGTAATAAAGCGTTTAAAGTTGGGCATCTATATCAATTGCAAGGCAAGAACCGCACTGAGATTAGCAAGGCGTTAGCCGGGGATTTCTGTGTATTAGCGAAAGTAGATGAGCTGGAGTTTGACGCTATTGTCCATGACTCGCATGAAGAAGATGGCGTAAAACTAAAAACATTGAATTTCCCAGCGTCGATGTATTCATTATGTCTAAAACCGATTAAACGTGGTGATGAGCAAAAACTGGGGGATGTACTCAACAAAATCGTCAGTGAAGATCCTTCTCTTCGCGTTGAACATCGCGCGCGTACCAATGAAACCATTTTAAGTGGGCAAGGGGAGTTCCATCTGAAAATTGCCTTAGAAAAAATGGCCAGTGTATATAAGCTTGAAGTGGAAACGTCGACCCCAAGTGTTGAGTACTTTGAAACCATTACCAAACCGGCTGAAGGGCATTACCGTCATAAAAAACAAAGTGGTGGCGCCGGGCAGTTTGGTGAAGTGCAATTGCGGGTTAAGCCACTAGAGCGCGGAGGCGGCTTCCAATTTATCAATAAAGTCGTGGGTGGCTCTATTCCAACCTCTCTTATTCCTGCGGTAGAAAAAGGCATACTGCAAGCATTGGAGGAAGGGGCGATTTCAGGCAATCCGATCAAAGATGTTGAGGTTACGGTTTATGATGGTAAGTACCATTCCGTAGATTCAAAAGAAATTGCGTTCGTGATTGCAGGTAAAAAAGCATTCTTAGACGCTATCCATAATGCCGATCCGATAGTACTTGAGCCGATAGTACAATTGGAACTATGCATACCAACGACTAATGTAGGGGACGTGTCTGGTGATCTTTCTGCAAATCGAGGCTTAATTGAAGGAACGGAACCCGTTGATGGTAATTTTACGCTATTACGAGCGAAATCTCCGGCCAACGAGTTACAAGATTATGCGCGGCGATTACGCGCGATAACGGGCGGAGAGGGCAGTTTTAACATGTCGTTGAGTCACTATGAGCCGGCACCTCCTTTAGTGCAAAAACGAGTCTGTGAGCAACCAGTAGAATAG
- the fucP gene encoding L-fucose:H+ symporter permease — protein MASVSINNTSSNDVENVAAELDTSCYLPKTPWVKFILVCLVFSVWGIAASLNDVLIPQFRKGFELSDTQSALVQSVFFFGYFAFALPAATVVKKYSYKTAIVVGLSLYALGCFMFIPAANMMTYAAFLGCLLVISSGLAFLETSCNTYSTLMGNIDTSTQRLNFSQVFNSVGVFLGIFIGQQLVFSESDASHEELLAMAPEAADAIRAEMVGQVVSPYIYMGIFLLILAAVFAFLKFPACRPAEAATKEEEKVDVKASIARLFQIPHFRKGLMTQFLYVGAQVGIWSFTIRFAQMIYQGMTEHAAANYLMAGLVIYAVGKAIATAMMKRIEPSKLLGIYGIINFSLITFAALNPSELSLFAVIASNLFMSPMFPTTYGLCVKGLGKDTSFAGSLVVMTIGGGAVVPPLMGMMSDALGGNMQLAFILPALCFAYIGYYGLYCNKRGL, from the coding sequence ATGGCATCTGTTTCGATAAACAACACATCGTCGAATGACGTTGAAAACGTTGCAGCTGAGTTAGACACCAGCTGTTACCTTCCGAAAACACCTTGGGTAAAATTCATTTTAGTTTGTCTTGTATTCTCTGTATGGGGCATTGCGGCGAGCTTGAATGACGTTTTGATTCCTCAATTCCGTAAGGGCTTTGAACTGTCTGATACGCAATCAGCTCTTGTGCAATCCGTGTTCTTCTTTGGTTACTTTGCATTTGCACTGCCAGCCGCAACCGTCGTAAAAAAATACTCATACAAAACCGCTATCGTTGTGGGCTTAAGCCTCTACGCATTGGGCTGTTTCATGTTTATTCCAGCAGCAAACATGATGACTTACGCTGCATTCCTAGGTTGTTTGCTGGTTATCTCTTCTGGTTTAGCGTTCCTAGAAACCTCTTGTAATACCTACTCTACGCTAATGGGCAACATTGATACTTCTACCCAGCGTCTTAACTTTTCACAAGTGTTCAACTCTGTTGGTGTCTTCCTAGGTATCTTTATCGGTCAGCAACTGGTATTCAGTGAGTCTGATGCATCACACGAAGAACTATTGGCAATGGCACCTGAAGCGGCTGATGCGATTCGTGCTGAAATGGTTGGCCAAGTGGTGTCGCCATACATCTACATGGGTATTTTCCTACTGATTTTGGCAGCTGTTTTCGCATTCCTTAAATTCCCTGCATGTCGCCCTGCGGAAGCTGCGACCAAAGAAGAAGAGAAAGTTGACGTTAAAGCCTCTATTGCGCGCCTATTCCAAATCCCTCACTTCCGTAAAGGCTTGATGACTCAGTTCCTATACGTAGGTGCACAAGTTGGTATCTGGTCGTTCACTATTCGTTTTGCACAAATGATCTACCAAGGTATGACGGAACACGCGGCGGCAAACTACCTGATGGCTGGTCTTGTGATCTATGCGGTGGGTAAAGCAATTGCAACGGCAATGATGAAACGCATCGAGCCATCTAAGCTACTTGGCATCTACGGTATCATTAACTTCTCTTTGATTACCTTCGCTGCGCTAAACCCATCTGAGTTGTCATTGTTTGCCGTGATCGCTTCTAACTTGTTCATGTCACCAATGTTCCCGACAACTTACGGTCTATGTGTAAAAGGCTTGGGTAAAGACACCTCATTCGCAGGTTCGCTAGTTGTTATGACTATCGGTGGTGGTGCTGTCGTTCCACCTCTAATGGGTATGATGTCTGACGCTCTAGGCGGCAACATGCAGCTAGCGTTTATCCTACCGGCACTATGTTTTGCTTACATTGGTTACTACGGTCTGTACTGCAATAAACGTGGTCTGTAA